From the genome of Streptomyces ficellus:
GCATGCGGTAGAGGCCGGTCGCCTCCAGCAGCTCGGTGTCCAGGTCGAGCAGGCCGAGCGGCAGGTGGTTGCGCAGCCGGGCCATCGGCTCGTCGTGGGCGAACCGCAGCCGCTCCACGTACCGGACCTCGGCGCCCTCCGGTACGCCGAGGGCGGCGGCGACCTCGGCGGAGGCGGGTTCGATGCGGTTGGCGAGCACGGTGGTGGCGGGGCGCTGGCCGGCCGCCTCCAGGTCGTCGTACAGGCTGCTGAGCTCCAGGGGGCGTTTGACCTGGCTGTGCACGACCTGGGTGCCGACGCCTCGGCGGCGGACGAGCAGGCCCTTCTCGACGAGCGCCTGGATGGCCTGGCGGACGGTGGGCCGGGACAGCCCGAGCCGGCCCGCCAGCTCGATCTCGTTGCCGAGGAGGCTGCCCGGGGTGAGGGTCCCGCGCTCGATGGCCGCCTCCAGCTGCTGGGAGAGCTGGAAGTAGAGCGGGACCGGGCTGGTGCGGTCCACGCTCAGCGGGAGGCGCACGACGGAACCGGTCTCTTCTCTGGCTGCTCGGGTCTGCTTGGGCACGGGCCGAGCCTATCCACCGGGAATGATGACGGGAAGTTGTGAAGTCATGTTGTCAGGACAAAAGCTTGACAGGTGACGGTGGCGGCACCACCTTGGGGGCCATGCGCATCGGACTCATCGGAACGGGACGTATCGGGACCTTCCAC
Proteins encoded in this window:
- a CDS encoding GntR family transcriptional regulator — encoded protein: MDRTSPVPLYFQLSQQLEAAIERGTLTPGSLLGNEIELAGRLGLSRPTVRQAIQALVEKGLLVRRRGVGTQVVHSQVKRPLELSSLYDDLEAAGQRPATTVLANRIEPASAEVAAALGVPEGAEVRYVERLRFAHDEPMARLRNHLPLGLLDLDTELLEATGLYRMLRTAGITLHSARQKVGARAATGVESELLTEEPGAPLLTMERTTFDDTGRAVEFGSHVYRASRYAFEFQLLVRP